Genomic DNA from Prunus persica cultivar Lovell chromosome G1, Prunus_persica_NCBIv2, whole genome shotgun sequence:
AAACAAACAACATTACTGAACCCCAAATCATATTACACTATCTGTTCAAGAAAGAGCACATCATGTTGGATATACCTCTTCAGCAACTTTAGGAAGAAGCTGCAGCCACTTCTCCACAAATAACCTAGATCACTGAGAATGTAAATCCAAGAACAGTAATAAGAGGAGTTCTTAGCTCTGTCTCCGTCCGAGATTGTTGTGGTTGACGTCGCTCGAATTCAACGGTGCTGGAGAAGGAATTGGAGGCATGTCGTTGGCTGACGGAGATTAAGATGGAAATGATTGCGGTGGCGTCATAGGTGAAGAAGGATGTGGTGCTTTAACTGGAGCGTCCGACGGAGATGAAGGAAGGGAAATTAGAGATGGAATTTTGGGTGAAGGTGAATCGACGACGCGTTGCGGCAATGGAGTCAGCAAGGGCTATGGTGGAGACGACAAAGATACAATGGAGAATTGGAATAGGAGAAAAGCTAGAAGCAGAGCTCGATGAACCTCACCattgttgaagaagaagaaagtttgAGATGCTCGTTGATGAAGATTGAGTTGATTAatagacaaagaaaaagggcaaaacggtaatcAAACATAGATGTTgaatttaagaaatcaatagctgttaatttttgggtttattttgggtgtgtttatataCCTTGAATGATATAGGGTTTCTTTATAGAACTATGTCTAGGAATAggtatttaactaattttctaTTATCTTTATTACACATTTTGTCGAATATTGcatttccttcaatttttataatttgggtgACCTGTAACAGGTGCAACCAATTCTCACATCATATATTCAATGGACATAGCATGTGATTCTTCAAAGTGAAACCACGCATTAAGTTCAACATATGAATATACGTACTTTGATATTATGTTAAAATTAGAACATCtaatccaatatcaattgaCCATCAGTAAAAAAGCTCATGAATATATTGTTGGGCAAGGCTTAGAATAGGCAACTAAGGGGAGAAACCCTAGCCGCACTCTGATCCTATTTCTCCTTGCTGACAACCAACCGAGAGGAAGCTAAGGGGGGGAGGTGGCCACTGCCCCTCCTCCCCTCCGcccatcttccccttcctctcctcatctccccttctttttctcccatattttcctttcctcttatCCCCTCTTCTCCTCCCCTTCCCCTTCCTAGATAGTCTAGATTTGTTTGGATCTAGGTatgtttgtatgtttgttttgtttggttatttttgcAGTGTTCCAGGTGACTGGTGTTGTCTTTGTCTCGGCGGCGGCGACAGTAGTGACGATGGATTGTGTCTCTCTTTGGGAGAGTTGTGATACCTGATGGCTGATGTATTGTCTCTGTTTTAACGGCGGCGGCAGCAGCGACGCTGGTGGTAGTTGTTGGGATGTCAGAGGTCTTTGTgttaggttttatttttgacTTGTTCTTTTATAGTAATGGTCCAAAGTGACCTGAATTGGACTCTCCTATTAGTCTATGACGTGTGTGGTACACTTTCCTCCCCTAAGATTTATCCCATAAGATTGTCCTAGGAAGATTTTAACGAAACCACTGTATTTTGTTGCTCTTTAAACGTCTgttgttttatgaataaattcTCCTTCTCAAAAAATACTTAGAATTCTAAGACCTCAACAACAGTAGCCCATCTGATCAATAAAAAGACTCAGCAGCGCAAACAGACCTCAACAAcccaaataaacaataaataacaagGTTTTTGGTCGACAAAACTTCTTTCCAtgaatacaaacaaaacaaatcatgTCATCTTCCTTCACAATTTGGTATTATGACGAAACAGTTACCCTCCAGGTTATGTTGCATGCCCATGCTTTTCGAAAGAGAATTTCTGACGATAATAAGTACCTTTGCAGCTTTGCTCAACCATCATGTGCTAATTTTATGTatgttagtatgaaaattgTATTGTCATTTATTAGATTTTAGTATAAGTTGAAAATTAGTGTGTGAATATTGTTTATTAGAAGTTTTAGTGCAATACATTCAATTTCGGATTTTCGAAGTATGACTTGATCGATATGAGGAACTTAATTTCAAGTAAATCATGAtataatcatgcattcattataggattaTTAGTTGAAGTTATTTTCAATCAAGTATTttcatgttaattttttttttaatagaattaGATTTTTTCTCTTGAGATCACTCTCCTAATtgaattctattttaatttaaattgaaatattatcTTTTCCTATTATGACTTGCACATTGAAATCAACTCATACTTGATTGttctaattaatttgtttaggtagatattattttaaaagattaaCTGTAGTGGAAATTATTTGCTGTTCTAACATCTTGCATTAGTTGGCGTCATCAAATAGCATCTAAATTTACTCAAAACTGATATTCATGTTTGAATAGTATTGTGGTCTTCTATTTTGGCGTCTTGGTCAAGAGACCCTATTGGATCAGGTTTGCGGGTCATAATTGAAGAAATAGTGGTCACTTGGGTTTCTCTCTTTTGAGAGAAAACCTGCCTTGAATAAGACGTGGTGTTTTGCTTTTCAAACACAGTTTTCGACATATTGGTTTTTCAATATATTGAATTTTTAAGAGAAAGTTGTTGTGAATATGTTTTAGATAAGTCATTAAGTATTATTTGTTTACTTAGTGATTTATCAAATTCTTTCATCATttatattgcattcatatgtATGTTGGTGATTCATACGGTTGAGGGCACCAAGAATATGGCGGCGGTTTTCCTTCGACAAGTCTGAAGCAATCGTGAtcagtattgcgttcaacataaggagtgtcgaagatcatcccgtgacagaagttgagttacgaataagtcggtaaacattatTTAGAATGTGTATaagataagtgtgtgagtacttcttgtaatcatcgttctatagtggatttgtgAGTCACGTAAATTTTCCCAACATGTGGGGTTTTATCACGTAAAATAATTATGTGCATATTCCTTTACTTTATGCTCAGCACGTTTCAGGATTGATATGGCTTATCAATCCTGCTAccgaaatttattttttgtttactatttataattttaaatttcacacCCTCTCTAAACATTCTTAGTCATCTTACAAGTAATTTCAATTTCGTTTGATTGTAATTGAGACCAATATGCCAAATTTAGCAACTCTTTCTATGGGCCTAAAGTtcaaagcaagcaagcaagaaAGTTGCTAATGTATAACCGAATTTAATTTTGGCTTCCTGCTTACTCCAAAACCCATAAAGTTTTCATTTTGCAAGTCCAACAAGAACATTGGTCGAGCATTACTTCATGCACTGccgaaaaatggaaaaatatacGAAATTAAATCACCACCGAAACGAGTAAAATTCTTTTAACAGTTTAAGAATAGGTGAGAAAACCCACCTACACTTTCAAGTGAATTACGTattgtcatttttatttaattttttcacaaaacaatATTTGATTGATTTAAAATACCGTTATAATGACATTTCTGTTGTGTGAAAGTTGTACTTTCTTGAGATTATGAATATGCTCATCTAAATGTCTACATCATGTACGTCATCGTTAACCAAGAAGAGAAAACTGATGCCCTCCATACCACGGCATGATGCATGATATTGTAAGTCCAAACACGTGCAACATCTAATATGTGTTGATCCCTTGCTTGCCCAAACAAACAAAGTTGAATTTCCTTGAAATATCGGACTTGTTTAAGACTGGCCATGGCATGGTTGTTcaacattttttaaatttatgaattGCTAGTagataatacatatacatcaCTCTATGTTAAGAAGAATGTTAAGGAAAGTCGTTCGAGCGTGGGTAGGCGATTGTCAACAGTAAATTTATGTAGATATCCCACAATTGTTCTATCGACAAGAAGGTCTTGGGTAGGGTTACTGTAGGAGGTAAGAAACTCGTAAGGGGTGATCTTGAGTGACGTCAAATGCATGGGTCACACCTCTTGTGAGTATGTTGCCCTAGGCAGCAACCCTATCCATGATTTTCTCATTGCGTATACACGCTGATTGATGTATTACAATCGCTCATGCGAGCGTGAATAAATGTTAGTTCGTGACATAACTCATTATGTATGTAATTCTGTTAACCCTACTAGAGTTTTTGCATTAGTCTTCATTTCTACAGTTGATTAGTGGACTAATCTGACCTAATGGCAACTTGCATTCGTGTGCTTAATATTATATTGGTTTATTATATCTTTGAGTTTGACACGCTTAATAATCGTCAATAACCCATATGCATATTCAATTCaaatattgattgtttattaAACCCTTTGTATCTGGATCATGATTAGAGGCCAGTCAATAGATGATGAATCAAATCTCTCATATTATGAGGGGTTCGTTAAGAAGTAGAGATTGTCTTTTGTTAGAATACGATTTGTACGACTGAAACAGGTCTTTGTATATCACTTAATAATTTCTCAATATAATTTTGACATGTTATGCATGCTAATTATATGCATTAATCATCTGATTtcggaataattattttacatgagaaattataaaatattacgATAGTACGGTCATATAGTACATATTgtacacgtgttataatatacatatttatcTTCTTGTTggtctattttttatatttatatttgtcttGGTCTTGGGAGTACCAGCAAATTCAACAATATGTTCCTCTAAGCTTGGATTAGAAACGAAGCCCGCCCTTTTCTAAAAGTAAAAGCCACCTTTCCAACTCAACACGACAACACGATTTTTCAATTAACGTGAAAGCAAGTGCTCTCTTCCatcacaaaaacaaaccaattCCCTCACTTTCTCTATATAAATACACGACATATTTTTTCTACAAGAagcacaacacaacacaaagaaCACTTCCAAACTCCCTCAAGAACACATCAATTCCCAAATGGGGTTTTTTTCAATCTCTTCCTGCAAGACAaccaccaaaaacaaaactgtcAAAGACAAAACATTAACAGGAGCAGGCAATCTTATCAAGCTCCTCCCCACGGGCACCGTCTTCTTGTTCCAATTCCTCAATCCTGTCTTCACCAACAATGGCCACTGCTCCACCGTCAACAAATACCTAAGCGCCATTCTCATCGGCATTTCTGGTTTCTCTTGCTGTTTTGCTTCCTTCACTGATAGTTACACCGGCAGTGATGGACAAACCCACTATGCGCTTGTAACAGCTAAGGGTCTTTGGCCCTCAACAAATTCCAACTCTGTGGACTTGTCTGCTTATAAACTTAGGCTTGGGGACTTTGTGCATGCCTTCTTTTCCTTGATTGTGTTTGCAGTTGTATCACTTTTGGACACCAACAGTGTCCGGTGCTTCTATCCAGGGTTTGAGTCCACTGAGAAGGTTTTACTGCAGGTGTTGCCTACTGTCATCGGTGCAATTGCCAGTACTGTTTTCGTTGTGTTCCCTAATAATCGCCATGGAATTGGATACCCCTCCTCAAGTTCTGATTCTTCACAAGACTCAGAGAAATCCTGAAGGAATTGAAGTATCTATGCTTCTTGTTTAACAAGTCCTAAACAAGTACTAGTGTTTGCTCACGCAAGTTTATACTTTTCATTGTTTGTATAGTAGTTTGCCTAAGTTTGATTAATTTCTTCGGGATCGATCCCGTTGGAATGTATGTAACAAGTTTCTACCGTTTGCTAAAATTTCCAtttatgaattataaattGATCTCAATTCTCAAGTACTTAAATAGGAAAGGCACACAATGTTTTATGCGATTGGATAAATATTGGACGTTGAAATTAACAACAAAAACTTAGAATACATAGCTGCAAAGGTCCATAGGTTTTCACACCTCCCCAATTAGTTCGAGGCTCAAAGGCTCACAGCCCCACACGTTTCTTATTGGTGCAGATTTTCATCTCCATGGAAAGTAATAAAAGTCCATTCaatattgaataaaataaaataaaacaaggtCTACATgtggaaaataaaatccatGCCATACATACCCTTACATTTTGCATCAAGCACAAACCAAAGCAGACTTCTAATAGTTTAGTTTACGTCTGTGGTCATCATACAAATTGCAACAAAGTCTAACAGTAACTCTAAACACATTCCTTCAAATTATAATACTTTGAACAAAATCCTTGCCACTAACAATACATTCTACAAGAAAATGAGTCTTCTGCATATTGCAGATCATACATAAAGTCAGAAACtgttccttttgttttgtttgcaacAGTTGAGGAGTGTATACTAGCAATCCATACCATTTTCAGCGTAAATGATGCCAAAGGTATTATAATCTTACATCAGCAAACAATCCATCTAGAAGGTTAGAAGATGAATTCTCATTTCCATTCTCATCAAAGAAACCATTAGAAGCATGTTCTTTTCTACATTTTCGCTCTTCAATTACGGAATCTGCTGTTTCTGCACAAAAACTTCGTCTTGTCTGTTTTACAGGTTTCTCTGCCACAATAAACTTGTTCCCATCACGAGTTCTCTCAGGGAAGCCAGCCCAGACTGAAAGACAACCATGGGTGGGGAATTTCATAAGTCGTGCACAAGAAGGATAATTAAAGTTTTGCAAAATTACACTGACATGTGGTGGGGAtagttcaaaagaaaagattctCTATTTTCGGTAGGGTGTTGGTTATCAGGAACTTAAAATCATTTTCTATTCAAGAGTGAAATAATCAATTTGGAAATAAAGGAATCGTTGCCTTGTTCAATACTAAATCACTTTCTATTCGTTGTCTTgttaaagtaaaaacaatttTGGTCATTCAGGAAAGTTAAGTCATCTTATTGACTGATACTTGTTCTAATTTTCTGCTTAGTTAAGACTTCAAACTAAAGGCCTGTTAACTCCACTTTTCCCCTCACCAGGTGAAGTGACCCGATAAGACTCCAAGAATTTATATTGGGTGATGGAGAAAATTCATGATCATGAGGACCGGGGGGAGAAGAAGGAAGGGCACACAAACAGCCTAAGATGGATTCTAGAAGAAGGATAAATGATGTCTCATGATTGAacataaaaaatgaaacttaGGATGATAAAATTTACACACCAACTAAATGGCTGGCAAGACAATAACCAAAATAAGTCATACATCCAAATGTTGTTAATCTTTTTTGCTTATACAGTGAACCATCACATAAAAGAACATAAACCACATGGCAGTAAAAGAAGCGAAGAAACACAAAAGGCATGAGCTCATTTTTTATAGTTACCTCCAAACTGATGCAACACAATAGAAGCTGCCACCGTGACATTCAAGGAAGCGGTACCACCTCCATACTGTGGAATATACACAAAGAAGTCACATATCTCCAATTCTTTGGCAGAAAGGCCTGTTCCCTACAAATAACAagcagaaaaatataaatgtatCACCCAATGGGGCTTATTTGCAAACGCCTAATGATTGCAAACTGAAGTTTAACTTCAactcaaaactgaaaaacaaaacatcagATTGTCAAATTCCAGTAGAAAATCCCTCTCACAAACTACCAACACATATCAAACAAGCCCACCAATCAAATACCCAAGAATCCATTATTGAAAAGTAAATTACTTGACTGTCAAATAAATTCTCATTGAATCAATAATTACATAGCAAAGAACCCATATGGGCAATTGTGAAAAACGAAGATTACCTCATTGCCAAGAAGAAAAGCGGTGCTCTTGGTAAAAGGGTGGTGATTGACAGGCAGAGCATCATCAGTGATCTCAACGCCGCAAATATCACAATCTCTCTCCTAACCCACATACAGAAACGAAAAGAGAGTAAGCCCCATAGCcagaaaaagggaaaggaaGACGAaatcaaagagaaagagaggaccTTGAGAAAGAGACGAGCGTCTTGGAGGGAGTGGAAGTGGCGAAAGCGAAGGTGCGAGGTGGAGCCATGGCTGCCGAAGGCGTTGAACTCTCTGCGGCCGACCAAGATGAGCTCAGAGACGCCGAAGGCGGTGGCGCTTCGGGCGAGTGTACCGACGTTGTGCCTCTTGGCTATGTTGTGCACCACCACATAGCTCTCTACCGCCATTTCCCTCTTTCCCTGATTTCAGTTCTTCAGACTCTCTCAGTCGCCGCCAAGTCCTACCATAACAAAACGTCGAAACCAACCCAAAACGACCTCGTTTTGAAGAAAAGGGTTCCATTTTattaccttttgttttttgagcAAAAGGTGCTAAGAAAGAGGtcattttgtttacttttctcttttgaaatggaaaattataattttggttATAATGTAGAATGTTCTTCTCGTAATAGAGAGAAGTGGCATTGCACTCATGTATTAGCTTTAGTGACAACTTTACTTGCTCTCTTTGATGTTTCAATAAAGAAATAGATCCAAAGAAACAAACCCTCAAGGGGAGGGGAAGTATCCATGAGTTTTTCTTCCTTATACAAGAGATATTGGGGAGGAGGGATTCGAACACAGTACCTCATATACATGATTAGCCGCTGTTAACTAATTGAGCTACAAGTCCTTTATATCCATCAGAGTTAAGAAAATTGAATTGTTTAGATTACGTCCTGTGTTACCCGTCTTTCTTCTATGGGCAGAGTGTGTGAGAGTGCAATGTGGAGCTCCTAAAGACACTATATAGTAACTATTGCTTATAgtaattatgtatatatatgatcaATGCAAGAAGAGGAATGCAACTTGTGCAATTGTACCAAGTCACAAGTTGTTCAATATAACAAACAACTTATGCCAAATATTGAAGcttaagaattattcacattTGCCTACTTTATTTGTTCCCTGTTTTGGTTTCTATAATGATCATGGCTTTGTATGAATTACAAGGAAACTGCATTTATTTACAATCGCACAGTCACCAACCATGCAATCTTTCTCAGACAGCAACTTGAGCTGCTGCTAGCCTAGCAATAGGTACCCTGCAAAAAGAACTTGGAATAAGGAATTTGATCTAGCCATAAAATTAGTCTAAGGAA
This window encodes:
- the LOC18792457 gene encoding uncharacterized protein LOC18792457 encodes the protein MGFFSISSCKTTTKNKTVKDKTLTGAGNLIKLLPTGTVFLFQFLNPVFTNNGHCSTVNKYLSAILIGISGFSCCFASFTDSYTGSDGQTHYALVTAKGLWPSTNSNSVDLSAYKLRLGDFVHAFFSLIVFAVVSLLDTNSVRCFYPGFESTEKVLLQVLPTVIGAIASTVFVVFPNNRHGIGYPSSSSDSSQDSEKS
- the LOC18788191 gene encoding uncharacterized protein LOC18788191, with product MAVESYVVVHNIAKRHNVGTLARSATAFGVSELILVGRREFNAFGSHGSTSHLRFRHFHSLQDARLFLKERDCDICGVEITDDALPVNHHPFTKSTAFLLGNEGTGLSAKELEICDFFVYIPQYGGGTASLNVTVAASIVLHQFGVWAGFPERTRDGNKFIVAEKPVKQTRRSFCAETADSVIEERKCRKEHASNGFFDENGNENSSSNLLDGLFADVRL